Proteins co-encoded in one Enterobacter sp. R4-368 genomic window:
- the fldA gene encoding flavodoxin FldA produces the protein MAITGIFFGSDTGNTENIAKMIQSQLGKDVADVHDIAKSSKEDIEGYDILLLGIPTWYYGEAQCDWDDFFPTLEEIDFNGKLVALFGCGDQEDYAEYFCDALGTIRDIIEPRGATIVGHWPTAGYHFEASKGLADDDHFVGLAIDEDRQPEMTAERVQKWVKQVREELHLDDIINA, from the coding sequence ATGGCAATTACAGGCATTTTCTTCGGCAGCGACACCGGTAACACCGAAAACATCGCGAAAATGATTCAGAGTCAGCTTGGTAAAGACGTTGCCGACGTACATGACATTGCCAAGAGCAGCAAAGAAGATATCGAAGGGTATGACATTCTGTTGCTCGGCATTCCTACCTGGTACTATGGTGAAGCGCAGTGCGACTGGGATGACTTTTTCCCGACGCTGGAAGAGATCGACTTTAACGGTAAATTAGTTGCGCTGTTCGGCTGTGGCGACCAGGAAGATTACGCGGAATACTTCTGCGATGCGCTGGGCACCATTCGCGATATCATCGAACCGCGCGGCGCGACCATCGTTGGCCACTGGCCGACCGCGGGCTACCATTTTGAAGCCTCTAAAGGTCTCGCGGATGACGACCACTTCGTTGGCCTGGCGATTGACGAAGACCGTCAACCCGAGATGACCGCAGAACGCGTACAGAAATGGGTAAAACAGGTTCGTGAAGAGCTGCACCTGGACGATATCATTAACGCCTGA
- a CDS encoding beta-N-acetylhexosaminidase, protein MKTVRLSMLASAVLAMLGSTAALANQSTVDAISQFHLNYAVKDNFAAQHGVDCAKLGADWASCNKAVITLTNNGDAVTDKAWAIYFHSIRPVLEVANEQFKVTHIMGDLHKLEPTDKFTGFPARQAIEIPIINEYWQLFITDVLPRWYVTADGATAKVIANTDTEDLSRFVTPLDNQWKRTPDDKNILMTAEARFEKNSDVKTLNLASLRGQIVPTPQHVNIHGQDVDLSKGVKLDLSALSADAQDAVKSRFALLGVKEGSYPLRTEIASNVFSGDEAVSGAYRLHIGTKETVVTGYDQAGVFYGLQSLLSLVPVTGEMKIAALEAKDAPRFDYRGIQLDVGRNFHSKAAVLRLLDQMSAYKLNKFHFHLTDDEGWRIEIPGLPELTDIGSKRCHDLSEKTCLLPQLGSGPDSNNNGSGHFSRADYIEILKYAKARQIEVIPEIDMPAHARAAVIAMEARYDRLMKAGKEKEANQYRLLDPTDTSNTTGVQFYNRTGYLNPCLDSSRNFVDKVIGEIQQMHKEAGLPLNTWHFGGDEAKNIYLGTGYTDQKKPEAGKGIIDQSNQDKPWAKSQACQAMIKEGKVADVEHLSSYFGVEVSKLVKAHGIDTMQAWQDGLKDAKDASVFATDHVNVNFWDTLYWGGFDSVNDWANKGFRVVVSNPDYVYLDFPNEVNPAESGYYWGTRFSDERKIFSFAPDNMPQNAETTLDRDGNPFSAKSDKPWPGAYGLSAQLWSEVVRTDKQMEYMIYPRMVSVAERAWHRAGWEQDYKAGREYKGGVTHMVDVKALERDWQRFANLLGHRELAKLDKAGVHYRLPVPGARVVGGKLEANTSFPGMVVEFSTDGGKNWQRYDDKARPQVSGEVQVRTASPDGKRFSRVDSVKA, encoded by the coding sequence ATGAAAACAGTTCGTTTAAGTATGCTCGCCAGTGCCGTACTGGCGATGCTGGGCAGCACTGCGGCGCTGGCGAATCAGAGTACCGTGGATGCTATCAGCCAGTTTCATCTTAACTATGCGGTGAAAGATAATTTCGCCGCGCAACACGGCGTTGACTGCGCGAAACTCGGCGCCGATTGGGCTTCCTGCAACAAAGCGGTGATCACACTGACCAATAATGGCGACGCGGTAACCGACAAAGCGTGGGCCATCTATTTTCACAGCATTCGCCCGGTGCTGGAGGTAGCAAACGAGCAGTTCAAAGTAACCCACATTATGGGCGACCTGCATAAGCTGGAACCTACCGACAAATTCACCGGTTTCCCGGCCAGGCAGGCGATAGAGATCCCGATTATCAATGAATACTGGCAGCTGTTTATCACCGATGTGTTGCCGCGCTGGTACGTCACCGCCGACGGCGCGACGGCGAAAGTCATTGCCAATACGGACACGGAAGATTTATCCCGCTTCGTTACACCGCTTGATAATCAGTGGAAACGCACGCCGGACGACAAAAATATCCTGATGACTGCCGAGGCGCGCTTTGAGAAAAATAGTGATGTGAAAACGCTAAACCTCGCATCGCTACGTGGTCAGATTGTGCCAACACCGCAGCACGTTAACATCCACGGGCAGGATGTCGACCTGAGTAAGGGCGTGAAACTGGATCTCTCAGCTCTGAGTGCCGATGCACAGGATGCAGTGAAATCGCGTTTTGCATTGCTGGGGGTGAAAGAGGGCAGTTATCCGCTGCGGACTGAAATTGCCAGCAACGTCTTTAGCGGCGATGAGGCGGTTTCTGGCGCGTACCGTCTGCACATTGGCACGAAGGAAACCGTGGTGACCGGCTACGATCAGGCGGGCGTGTTCTACGGTTTGCAATCGCTGCTGTCGCTCGTTCCTGTTACGGGCGAGATGAAGATTGCCGCGCTTGAAGCGAAAGATGCGCCGCGTTTTGACTACCGCGGCATTCAGTTGGATGTCGGTCGCAACTTCCACAGTAAAGCGGCGGTGCTGCGTCTGTTGGATCAGATGTCGGCGTACAAACTCAACAAATTCCATTTCCATCTTACGGATGATGAAGGCTGGCGTATTGAGATCCCCGGCTTGCCGGAACTGACCGATATCGGCAGCAAACGTTGTCATGATTTGAGTGAGAAAACGTGCCTGTTGCCACAGCTGGGCTCCGGGCCGGATAGTAACAACAACGGCAGCGGCCACTTTAGCCGTGCGGATTACATCGAGATCCTCAAATACGCCAAAGCGCGACAGATTGAGGTGATCCCGGAAATCGATATGCCAGCTCATGCGCGTGCAGCGGTGATCGCGATGGAAGCGCGTTACGATCGCCTGATGAAAGCGGGCAAAGAGAAAGAGGCGAATCAATATCGTCTGCTGGATCCGACAGACACCTCGAACACCACCGGTGTGCAGTTCTATAACCGTACCGGCTATCTCAATCCGTGCCTTGATTCGTCGCGTAACTTTGTGGACAAAGTGATTGGCGAAATCCAGCAAATGCATAAAGAAGCCGGGCTGCCGCTGAATACCTGGCATTTTGGCGGTGACGAAGCGAAAAATATCTATCTGGGTACAGGCTATACGGATCAGAAAAAACCGGAAGCGGGCAAAGGCATTATCGATCAGAGCAATCAGGATAAGCCATGGGCGAAATCGCAAGCCTGCCAGGCGATGATCAAAGAGGGCAAAGTTGCCGATGTTGAACATCTCTCCAGCTATTTCGGCGTGGAAGTCAGCAAGCTGGTGAAAGCACACGGCATTGATACTATGCAGGCGTGGCAGGACGGTTTGAAAGATGCCAAAGACGCGTCGGTGTTCGCCACCGATCATGTCAATGTTAACTTCTGGGATACGCTCTACTGGGGCGGTTTTGACTCGGTGAATGACTGGGCGAATAAAGGTTTCCGTGTTGTCGTCTCCAATCCTGATTACGTGTATCTCGACTTCCCGAATGAGGTCAACCCGGCGGAAAGCGGCTATTACTGGGGCACGCGTTTTAGCGATGAACGTAAGATTTTCAGCTTCGCCCCGGACAACATGCCGCAGAACGCGGAAACCACGCTCGATCGCGATGGCAACCCGTTTAGCGCGAAGTCCGATAAACCGTGGCCGGGCGCGTATGGCCTTTCCGCGCAGCTGTGGAGCGAAGTGGTGCGCACCGATAAGCAGATGGAGTACATGATCTATCCACGTATGGTTTCGGTGGCTGAACGCGCATGGCATCGTGCGGGCTGGGAGCAGGATTACAAAGCCGGACGTGAATACAAAGGCGGCGTGACACATATGGTGGATGTGAAAGCGCTGGAACGTGACTGGCAACGCTTTGCGAACCTGTTAGGTCATCGCGAACTGGCGAAACTGGATAAGGCTGGGGTTCATTACCGCCTGCCAGTACCGGGCGCGCGCGTGGTCGGTGGAAAACTTGAAGCCAATACCAGCTTCCCTGGCATGGTGGTTGAGTTCTCAACCGACGGCGGCAAAAACTGGCAGCGCTACGACGATAAAGCGCGTCCGCAGGTGAGCGGGGAAGTGCAGGTGCGCACCGCCAGCCCGGACGGTAAACGCTTTAGCCGTGTCGATAGCGTAAAAGCGTAA
- the fur gene encoding ferric iron uptake transcriptional regulator: MTDNNTALKKAGLKVTLPRLKILEVLQEPDNHHVSAEDLYKRLIDMGEEIGLATVYRVLNQFDDAGIVTRHNFEGGKSVFELTQQHHHDHLICLDCGKVIEFSDDSIEARQREIAAKHGIRLTNHSLYLYGHCAEGDCREDEHAHDAK; this comes from the coding sequence ATGACTGACAACAATACCGCATTAAAGAAGGCCGGCCTGAAAGTCACGCTTCCTCGGTTAAAAATCCTTGAAGTGCTTCAGGAACCGGATAACCATCATGTCAGTGCGGAAGATTTATACAAACGACTGATCGACATGGGCGAAGAGATCGGGCTGGCAACGGTTTACCGTGTACTGAACCAGTTCGACGACGCCGGGATTGTGACCCGTCATAACTTCGAAGGCGGCAAGTCCGTTTTTGAACTGACTCAGCAACATCACCACGATCACCTGATCTGCCTCGATTGCGGCAAGGTGATTGAATTTAGTGATGACTCCATTGAAGCGCGTCAGCGTGAAATTGCCGCGAAACACGGCATTCGCCTGACTAACCACAGTCTTTACCTTTACGGCCACTGCGCCGAAGGTGACTGCCGCGAAGATGAACACGCGCACGACGCGAAATAA
- the seqA gene encoding replication initiation negative regulator SeqA — translation MKTIEVDDELYSYIASHTKHIGESASDILRRMLKFSAVPQSSQPAASLAPVKETRTVSTVEGSKPANTAKDKVRAVRELLLSDEYAEQKKAVNRFLLVLSTLYLLDEKGFTESTESLHGRTRVYFAANEQTLLQNGNQTKPKQVPNTPYWVITNTNTGRKCSMIEHIMQSMQFPAELIEKVCGTI, via the coding sequence ATGAAAACGATCGAAGTTGATGATGAGCTCTACAGTTATATTGCCAGCCACACGAAGCACATTGGCGAGAGCGCATCCGACATTTTACGGCGTATGTTAAAATTTTCCGCCGTACCTCAATCATCACAGCCTGCCGCTTCCCTCGCGCCGGTAAAAGAGACGCGTACTGTCAGCACCGTTGAAGGGAGTAAACCGGCCAACACCGCCAAAGACAAAGTCCGTGCCGTTCGCGAGCTGCTTCTGTCTGATGAATATGCCGAGCAGAAAAAGGCGGTCAATCGTTTCCTGCTGGTGCTGTCTACACTCTACTTACTGGATGAAAAAGGGTTTACGGAATCCACTGAGTCTCTGCATGGGCGCACCCGCGTATACTTTGCCGCGAACGAGCAAACGCTTTTGCAAAACGGCAATCAAACCAAGCCGAAACAGGTGCCGAACACCCCTTACTGGGTCATCACTAATACCAATACGGGTCGTAAATGCAGCATGATCGAGCACATCATGCAATCAATGCAGTTCCCCGCGGAATTGATTGAAAAAGTTTGCGGCACAATTTAA
- the ybfE gene encoding LexA regulated protein — protein sequence MAKEQTDRTTLDLFANERRPGRPKTNPLSRDEQLRINKRNQLKRDKVRGLKRVELKLNVEAVDALNELAEARDMSRSELIEEMLLAQLKALRG from the coding sequence ATGGCTAAAGAACAAACGGACCGTACGACACTAGATCTGTTCGCGAATGAGCGTCGCCCGGGACGGCCGAAGACAAACCCGCTCTCGCGCGATGAACAGTTGCGCATCAATAAACGCAATCAGCTAAAACGCGATAAAGTTCGTGGGCTTAAGCGTGTCGAATTAAAACTCAACGTGGAAGCCGTCGATGCGTTAAACGAGCTGGCAGAAGCGCGAGATATGAGCCGCAGCGAGCTTATCGAAGAGATGCTGCTGGCGCAGCTGAAAGCATTGCGCGGCTAG
- the ybfF gene encoding esterase, which yields MKLNTRAQTAQHPHNNSPIVLVHGLFGSLDNLGVLARELVQDHDVLQVDMRNHGLSERASEMNYPAMAQDLLDTLDAHQLDKATFIGHSMGGKAVMALTALAPERIDQLVAIDIAPVDYQVRRHDEIFAAINAVSDAGASTRQQAAALMREHINEEGVIQFLLKSFVDGAWRFNVPVLWDQYPHIVGWETIPAWHKPALFVRGGNSPYVTEAYRDALLAQFPQARAHVIAGAGHWVHAEKPDAVLRAIRRYLAEKTN from the coding sequence ATGAAATTGAATACGCGCGCGCAAACTGCGCAACATCCGCACAACAATTCTCCGATCGTCCTTGTCCACGGTCTTTTTGGTAGCCTCGATAACCTTGGCGTGCTCGCCCGTGAGCTGGTTCAGGATCATGATGTGTTGCAAGTGGATATGCGTAACCACGGTCTTTCAGAACGCGCTTCAGAAATGAACTACCCGGCCATGGCGCAGGATCTGCTGGATACGCTGGATGCCCATCAGCTTGATAAAGCGACCTTTATTGGCCACTCCATGGGTGGTAAAGCGGTGATGGCGTTAACAGCGCTTGCGCCGGAGCGTATTGATCAACTGGTGGCGATTGATATTGCACCAGTGGATTACCAGGTGCGACGCCATGACGAAATTTTTGCCGCCATCAATGCGGTGAGCGATGCCGGGGCATCCACTCGCCAGCAAGCCGCTGCCCTGATGCGCGAACATATAAATGAAGAAGGTGTCATTCAGTTCCTGCTGAAATCCTTTGTCGACGGCGCATGGCGTTTCAATGTGCCGGTGTTATGGGATCAATACCCGCATATTGTCGGCTGGGAAACGATTCCTGCATGGCATAAACCGGCCCTGTTTGTTCGCGGGGGAAACTCCCCTTACGTCACTGAAGCCTACCGTGACGCGCTGCTGGCGCAGTTCCCGCAGGCGCGAGCACATGTGATTGCAGGTGCAGGTCATTGGGTACATGCCGAGAAACCCGATGCGGTTTTGCGCGCTATCCGTCGCTATCTCGCTGAAAAGACAAATTGA
- the glnS gene encoding glutamine--tRNA ligase, whose translation MSEAEARPTNFIRQIIDEDLASGKHTTVHTRFPPEPNGYLHIGHAKSICLNFGIAQDYQGQCNLRFDDTNPAKEDIEYVESIKNDVQWLGFHWSGDICYSSDYFDKLYEYAIELINKGLAYVDELSADEIREYRGTLTAPGKNSPYRDRSVEENLALFEKMRAGGFEEGKACLRAKIDMASPFIVMRDPVLYRIKFAEHHQTGNKWCIYPMYDFTHCISDALEGITHSLCTLEFQDNRRLYDWVLDNITIPVHPRQYEFSRLNLEYTVMSKRKLNLLVTDKHVEGWDDPRMPTISGLRRRGYTAGSIREFCKRIGVTKQDNTIEMASLESCIREDLNENAPRAMAVIDPVKLVIENYPQGSSEIVSMPNHPNKPEMGTRDVPFSGEIWIDRADFREEANKQYKRLVLGKEVRLRNAYVIKAERVEKDADGNITTIFCSYDADTLSKDPADGRKVKGVIHWVSAQHALPVEIRLYDRLFSVPNPGAAEDFLSTINPESLVIKQGYAEPSLKEAEAGKAYQFEREGYFCLDSRHATASKPVFNRTVGLRDTWAKIGD comes from the coding sequence ATGAGTGAGGCAGAAGCCCGCCCGACTAACTTTATTCGCCAGATCATTGATGAAGATCTGGCCAGTGGTAAGCACACTACCGTCCATACCCGTTTTCCGCCGGAGCCAAATGGTTATTTGCACATTGGCCACGCGAAATCGATCTGCCTGAACTTTGGTATCGCCCAGGATTACCAGGGGCAGTGCAACCTGCGTTTCGATGACACAAACCCTGCAAAAGAAGACATCGAATACGTTGAATCTATTAAGAACGACGTGCAATGGTTGGGCTTTCACTGGTCTGGCGATATCTGCTACTCCTCGGATTATTTCGACAAGCTGTACGAATACGCGATCGAGCTTATCAACAAAGGCCTGGCCTACGTTGACGAGCTCTCCGCTGATGAGATCCGCGAATATCGCGGTACATTGACGGCACCGGGTAAGAACAGCCCGTATCGCGATCGCAGCGTGGAAGAGAACCTGGCGCTGTTTGAAAAAATGCGCGCGGGTGGCTTCGAAGAGGGTAAAGCGTGCCTGCGTGCGAAGATCGATATGGCGTCACCGTTTATCGTGATGCGCGATCCGGTGCTGTATCGCATTAAATTCGCCGAACATCACCAGACCGGTAACAAGTGGTGCATCTACCCGATGTACGACTTTACCCACTGCATCAGCGATGCGCTGGAAGGCATTACTCATTCACTGTGTACGCTGGAATTCCAGGATAACCGCCGTCTGTATGACTGGGTGCTGGATAACATCACCATTCCGGTTCACCCGCGCCAGTACGAATTTTCGCGCCTGAATCTGGAATACACTGTGATGTCCAAGCGCAAGCTGAACCTGCTGGTCACTGACAAGCATGTTGAAGGCTGGGACGATCCGCGTATGCCGACCATCTCCGGTCTGCGCCGCCGTGGTTACACCGCAGGCTCTATCCGCGAATTCTGCAAACGTATCGGTGTCACCAAACAGGACAACACCATTGAGATGGCTTCTCTGGAGTCCTGCATCCGTGAAGATCTGAATGAAAACGCACCGCGTGCAATGGCGGTTATCGATCCGGTGAAGCTGGTTATCGAAAATTACCCGCAGGGCAGCAGCGAAATCGTTAGCATGCCGAACCATCCGAATAAGCCGGAAATGGGCACACGTGACGTGCCGTTTAGCGGTGAAATCTGGATCGATCGCGCAGATTTCCGCGAAGAAGCCAACAAACAGTACAAGCGTCTGGTACTGGGTAAAGAGGTTCGTCTGCGTAACGCTTATGTCATCAAAGCAGAACGCGTGGAGAAAGATGCCGACGGCAACATCACCACTATTTTCTGTTCTTACGATGCGGACACGCTGAGCAAAGATCCGGCCGATGGTCGCAAAGTGAAAGGGGTTATTCACTGGGTGAGCGCACAGCATGCGCTGCCGGTCGAAATCCGCCTTTACGATCGTCTGTTCAGCGTCCCGAATCCGGGGGCGGCCGAAGATTTCCTGTCGACCATCAACCCGGAATCGCTGGTTATTAAGCAAGGCTACGCCGAACCGTCATTGAAAGAAGCAGAGGCGGGCAAAGCTTACCAGTTCGAACGTGAAGGTTATTTCTGCCTTGATAGCCGTCATGCAACCGCTTCCAAACCGGTGTTCAACCGTACCGTGGGTCTGCGCGATACCTGGGCGAAAATCGGCGACTGA
- the chiP gene encoding chitoporin, whose amino-acid sequence MRTFSGKRSTLALAIAGVTAMSGWVVSPQAHAAGFIDDSTLTGGIYYWQRERDRKDVLEDKYKTNLSHSTWNANLDFQSGYAADMFGLDIAAFTAIEMAENGDSAHPNEIAFSSSNKAYKEDWSGDKSGVSLYKAAAKFKYGPVWARAGYIQPTGQTLLAPHWSFMPGTYQGAEAGANFDYGDAGALSFSYMWTNEYKSPWHIEMDKFYQNDKKTKVDYLHSVGAKYDFKNDLILEAAFGQAQGYVDQYFAKASYKFDIAGSPLSTSYQFYGTRDKVSNGGVNDIYDGTAWLQALTFGYKVGQVDLRLEGTWVKADGQQGYFLQRMTPTYASSNGRLDIWWDNRSDFNANGEKAVFFGAMYDLKNWNLPGWTVGASYAYAWDAKPADMATPDAYYDPNYRLKESSYSLDAIYTLQEGRAKGTMFKLHFTQYDNHSDIPSYSGGYGNIFQDERDVKFMVIAPFTIF is encoded by the coding sequence ATGCGTACGTTTAGTGGCAAACGTAGTACGCTGGCGCTGGCAATCGCCGGTGTCACAGCAATGTCGGGCTGGGTTGTCTCTCCACAGGCTCATGCAGCAGGCTTTATCGATGATTCCACGCTCACCGGCGGTATCTATTACTGGCAGCGTGAACGTGACCGCAAAGATGTTCTGGAAGATAAATACAAAACCAACCTTTCCCACTCGACATGGAACGCGAACCTGGATTTCCAGTCCGGTTACGCCGCCGATATGTTTGGTCTGGATATTGCTGCCTTCACCGCCATCGAGATGGCGGAAAACGGCGACAGCGCGCATCCGAACGAAATCGCTTTCTCCTCCAGCAATAAAGCCTACAAAGAAGACTGGTCAGGTGATAAGAGCGGGGTCAGCCTGTATAAAGCCGCGGCGAAATTTAAATATGGCCCGGTATGGGCGCGCGCAGGTTACATCCAGCCAACCGGCCAGACGCTGTTAGCGCCGCACTGGAGCTTTATGCCAGGCACTTATCAGGGCGCTGAAGCCGGGGCGAATTTTGACTACGGCGATGCCGGGGCGTTGAGTTTCTCCTACATGTGGACCAACGAGTACAAATCGCCGTGGCATATCGAGATGGACAAGTTCTATCAAAACGATAAAAAGACCAAAGTTGATTACCTGCATTCGGTTGGCGCGAAATATGACTTTAAAAACGATCTGATCCTGGAAGCCGCGTTTGGTCAGGCTCAGGGGTATGTCGATCAATATTTCGCAAAAGCCAGCTACAAATTCGATATCGCGGGCAGCCCGCTGAGCACCAGTTACCAGTTCTATGGCACACGCGACAAAGTCAGTAATGGCGGCGTAAACGATATTTATGACGGCACGGCGTGGCTGCAGGCGCTGACATTTGGCTACAAAGTGGGGCAGGTCGATCTGCGTCTGGAAGGAACGTGGGTAAAAGCGGATGGTCAGCAGGGCTACTTCCTGCAACGTATGACGCCGACTTACGCTTCATCCAACGGTCGGCTGGATATCTGGTGGGATAACCGCTCTGACTTTAACGCCAACGGCGAAAAAGCGGTGTTCTTCGGTGCGATGTACGACCTGAAAAACTGGAACCTGCCGGGCTGGACGGTGGGCGCGTCTTACGCTTACGCCTGGGATGCGAAACCCGCAGATATGGCAACGCCAGATGCCTATTACGATCCGAACTACCGCCTGAAAGAGTCTTCTTACAGCCTCGATGCGATTTACACCCTGCAGGAAGGGCGTGCGAAAGGCACGATGTTCAAATTGCACTTCACCCAGTACGACAACCATTCCGACATCCCGAGCTACAGCGGCGGTTATGGCAACATCTTCCAGGATGAGCGCGATGTGAAGTTTATGGTTATCGCACCGTTTACCATTTTCTGA